In Nocardia sp. NBC_01327, the genomic stretch TCGGGTGTTCCGCTGGTGCTGTGCAATGGCATCGGGGCCGCACTGGAGGTCTTCGATCCTTTCGTAGCCGCGTTGGATCCGGCGACCACGGTGGTGCGGTTCGATGTGCCGGGCAGCGGCGGATCACCGAATTCGCCGCTGCCGTACGGGTTTCCGTATCTCGCCGCGGTGCTTCGGGAAGTCCTGCGCAAGCTGGGCATCAATGGGCAGGTCGACGTGCTCGGCCTGTCCTGGGGTGGCGCGCTCGCCCAGCAGTACGCCTTCCAGAATCCGCGCCGATGCCGCAGGCTGGTGCTGGTCTCCACCGGTACCGGCGTCCTCATGGTGCCGGGGCGACCGCGGGCGCTGCTGAAAATGCTGACCCCGCACCGCTTTCTGGATCACCGGTACGCCGCGGGCATTGCGGGCGAACTCTACGGCGGCACCGTCCGCCATGACGCCGCCATTGTCGAGCAGCTGTTCGACCGGCAGTTGATGGCCGGATCGCGGATCGGCTATCTGCATCAGCTGCTGGCCGGATCGGTGTGGACGAGCCTGTTCGCACTGCCGCTCATCCGCCAGCCCACCCTGATCCTGGCCGGCACCGACGATCCGATCATTCCGGTGGTCAATGCCCGCATCATGGGCCGGTTGCTGCCGCATGCGACCGTGCACCTGCATGCGGGCGGGCACGTCGACCTGATCACCAATGCCGGTGCGCTGGCCCCGGTGATCGAAGCCTTCCGCACCGAGAGAAATGAACGGCCATGAGTACCTCCCCCATCGACAGCGCCGACTTCTACGCCCTCGAGGACCTGCTCGACGACAGCGAAACCAAAGTCCTGCACCGGGTCCGGGAATTCATGAAGACCGAGGTGGAGCCGATCATCAATCAGCACTGGCAGCGCGGCAGCTTCCCGTTCGAGATCGTGCCGGGCTTCCGGCAACTCGGCATCGCGGGGCTGCCCTATCAGGGATTCGGTTGTCCGGGAAGGTCTTTCCTGCTCGACGGCATGGTCGCGATGGAGCTGGCCCGCACCGATCCGTCCATCGCCACCTTCGCCGGTGTGCACGGGGGCCTGTCCATGGGCTCGATCTACCTGTGCGGCAACGATGCCCAGCGCGAGCGGTTCCTGCCCGCCATGGCGCGGCTGGAGCGGATCGGCGCCTTCGGGCTGACCGAACCGGAGGTCGGATCCGGCGCGTCGGGGGGTCTGCGCACCACCGCGCGGCGCGAGGGCGATACCTGGGTGCTCAACGGCCGCAAGAAGTGGATCGGCAACGCCACCTTCGGCGATCTCACCGTCATCTGGGCCAAGGATCTTGCCGACGGCCAGGTCAAAGGGTTTGTGGTGGACAACAGCAGCCCCGGATTCCACACCGAGAAGCTCGAGGACAAGATCGCGCTGCGGGTGGTGCAGAACGCGCTCATCACCCTCACCGATGTCCGGGTGCCCGAGGCCGATCGACTGCAGCACGCCGACAGCTTCCGCGACACCGCCGCGGTGTTGCGCATGACGCGCGCGGGCGTGGCCTGGATGGCGGTCGGCTGCGCCCGCGGCGCCTACGAGAACGCCCTGCGCTATGCCCTGGAACGTGAGCAGTTCGGCCGCCCCATCGCCGGATTCCAGCTCGTACAGGACCTTCTGGTGCGCATGCTCGGCAATATCACCTCGTCCTGGGCGCTGTGCGCGCGGCTGTCTCAGCTACAGGACCAGGGCCGCGCCGAGGACCGCCACTCCTCGCTGGCCAAAGCCTGGTGCACCGTGCGCATGCGTGAAACCGTCGGCTGGGCACGGGAATTGATGGGCGGCAATGGAATTCTGCTGGAACACAATGTCGGCCGCTTCGTCGCCGACGCCGAGGCCATCTACTCCTACGAGGGCACGCGGGAGATGAACACCCTCATCGTGGGCCGCGCCATCACCGGGTTGAGCGCATTCGTCTGAGCGCATGCGCCGGAGCGGTCGAGGATGGCGGTGCGGACATCACCATCCTCGATACCGAACGCTCTCGGCTCAGCAGACTCACTGTGCCGTACGGGCGTAGCTGCCGAATTCCAGTTCTTCGAGCACGGTGGGCCGCTGCGGAGTCCAACCGAGCACCGATCGCACGCGCTCGGCCCTGGTCTGCTGGTCCAAGAGCAAGGCATCGGCCAGGTAGGCGCCGATGCGATCGCGTGCCGCCTCATCTGATTCGGTGACTACGCCGGGCGCCCCGGCCGCGCGGGCGGCCGCCTCGGCCATGGCGCGGACGGTGGGGTTGTCACCGCTGGCCGCGATGAACCGGCCACTGGCAGTGGATGATTCGATCACGCGGAGAAACACCTCCGCCAGGTCTGCCGCGTGAATCGTTCCCCAGTGCTGCCGACCGGAACCGATCGTGGTGAGCCTGCCCTCGCTGTCCTTCGGCGCGCCCGCAATAAGATTCGGAAGTCCGCCCCCGTCTCCATAGACGCCCGCCGAGGAGATGATCGATACCCGGGCGCCCGGAATATCAAGCGCCTGTTGGCAGATCGCCGGTCGCCAGGCGACCAGCGCGGGCGGGTCGAACGGCTGATCCTCGACGATATCGGTCCCCGAACCGAACTCCCACATACCGGCGATATGCGCGTACGGCTTGCCGGTATCACCGAACGCCCGGGCGACGGCGCGCACCACGGCCGCATCGAATTCGGCGGCGGTCTGATCGCCCGGCGTGGCAGCGTGTATCGCGCCGTCGGCCTGGCGCAGCGCCTCGACGAGAAACGTCTCATCGGTGATCGCGCCGATCACCGGGGTCACCCTGTCGGACTTGACCTTCGCCGCGCTTTCCTCACTGCGGACGACCGCTGTCACGGTATGCCCCGCACCGGTCAGGGCGCTCGAAATGTGCGAACCGACATATCCGGTCGCACCGGTGAGCAGAATATCCATGAATCTCACCGCTCCCCGGTGATCGGGGACGCGTTCCGGACGATCTCCTTATTACCCACTGCCGTTCTCCTCCTACGCTCGGCCGCGCCGTCAGGCACTGGATCGAGCCTCGCAGCCGAGGAGGTGAGCGGTCGTCACCTGATTCCGGTGAACGTGGGTATCTCGCCGGGCTACGGTGTGCTGGTGCGGGTTTCGGTCCAGTCGACCATGAGGCGGCGCTCCGCGAAGAGCCATTCGCCGTCGTTCTTGACGAACTGGTCGATATAGCGGATGGAAGCGATCATGAGTGAGCGCCCGCCGTCCTCGTCGAAGGACAGGTGATGGGCCAGGCAGTAGCTTTCACCGGTCGCATGATCACCGGCCAGGGCGACCGAACTCTGGCCGTTGAAGTGTGTGGTCCTGGCGTAGACGTTCAGATTGTCGAAGACCGGGACGAGGGCATCGCGGCCGTGCAGATCCTGGGTCGGTTCGGCCGAGGAGGAGTCCATGAACACCAGGAAGTGGGTGTCCGGGGTGAAGAGCGCGAGCTGTCCCTCGGCGTCGCGGTGGTCGGCGCAGTGGGCGTAGGCGTCGATCAGCCCGCGAATGGCGAGACGGTCGGCGGCGTCCTGGGGCGAGAGTGTCGAGTGGGAGGTCATCGGATCCCCTTCGTGCCTGTGGAGCACTGATTGACAGCTATATCAAAGCACTATCACTCGGCGGGGCACGATCCGGTGACGTGTGCACCGGGCGCGAATTAAGCTGGCGCAGGTCAGGAGGAGGGCAGATGACTCGTTCGCCTGTATCCGGTCGATCCGGCCTGATCGATCGCCGCGCGCTGGTCGCCGCGCTCGATCGCGGCACGGACAAGCCCGTGACGATCATCTCCGCACCCGCGGGCAGCGGCAAGACCTCGCTGCTGCGCAGCTGGGCGGAGGGGCCGGGACGTACGCGGCGGATCGCCTTCGTCACCGTGCGGCCCGGACAGCACGACGCGCAGCCCTTCTGGCTCGCACTGCTCGGCGCGGTCCGCGCCGCGGCAAGCGATGCGGGGCATGCCGTAATTCCCTCTGCCACACCCGATTTCAACGGCGATACCATGGCGGAGCGGCTGCTGGCCGAATTCTCCGAGGTCGACGGCACGCTCGTCCTCGTCATCGACGATCTGCACGAGATCGGTGCGCCCGAGACCTTCGAACAGCTCACCGCACTACTCACCGATCTCCCCCCGCACGTCCATGCGATCCTGGCCGCCCGCCGCGATCCCCCACTGCGCCTGCACCGCCTGCGCCTCGCCGGTGAATTGACCGAACTCCGCAGTGCGCACCTGCGTTTCACCGAAATCGAGACGAGCCAATTCCTCACCGCCGCAGGTCTCACACTCCCGCACCGGGCGGCCGAACTGCTGCACCAGCGCACCGAAGGCTGGGTGGCCGGGCTGCGGCTGGCCGCGCTCTCCCTCGCCGATCACCCCGATCCGGAACGCTTCGTCGCGGAGTTCTCCGGCAGCGATCGGACCGTCGCGGAGTATCTGATCGCGGAGATGCTCGAACAGCAGCCCGCGCATGTGCAGCGGCTGCTGCTGCGCACCTCGCTGCTGGACCGGGTCAACGGTGAGCTGGCGGATCTGCTGACGGGATCCGCCGGATCCGCACGCATACTGCTGGACCTGGAGGATGCGAACGCCTTCGTCGTCTCCCTCGATCCGGGCCGGATGTGGTTCCGCTACCACCACCTCTTCCGTGGACTGCTGCGGCTGGAATTGCGCCGCACCGCGACCGCGGAGCTCCCCGGACTGCATGCGCGCGCCGCGCGGTGGCTGGCCGCGCACGGATACACCGCCGAGGCCATCGGGCACTTCCAGGCCGCGGGTGACTGGACCGAGGCGGCCGAGCTGCTCACCGAGCACGCACTGAGCCTGACCCTCGACGGGCGCGCGGGCACGGTCCGGGCGCTGCTGCGGTCGTTCCCGTCCGGGCCCGGCGAGAACTCGCCGGAACTGGCGCCGGTGTACGCGATCGCCGACCTGGACCAGCTCCGGCTGGACGAGGCCGCCGCACACCTGCATCTCGCCCGGTCCGCCGCAGCGGCCGCGCCACCGGACCGCCGGCATCGGCGGCAGCTGGCGATCCTCTCGCTCGAACTACTGCTCGCGCGGCTGCGGGGGCACTTCGACGGTGTTGTCGAACAGGTGAACTCGCTGCCCGCACCGGCGGCAGGGCAGTCCAATGCCGATATCGCGCTCGGCAGCGATCTGCGGACCATCGCGCTGCTGAATCTCGGTGTGGCAGAGTCCTGGTCGTTGCGCATGCCCGAGAGCGAGCGCCACCTGCGGGAGGGCGCGGAGCTCGCCCGCGAGATCGGCCGCCCCTACCTGGAGGTCGCCTGCCGCGCCCAGCTGGGCTTCGCCGCGACCGCCCGCTCCCTCACCGAAGCTCGCCGATTCAGCAGCGCCGCAATCGCTTTGGCCGCCGAGCACGGGTGGGACGAGCAGCCGGTGATCGCCCCGGCGCTGGCGACGCTGGCCGGGACGATGATCTGGACCGGCGCATTCGACGAGGGCGAACACTGGCTGGACCGCGCGCTGCGGGTCACCCGGGAAGGCAGCGAACCGGGGCTGCGATTGCTGCTGCATCTGCTGGGCGGCATGCTGCACGCCGCGCGCGGCCGATACCGACAGGCGCTGGCGGAATTCGAGATCGCCGGACAGGTACAGGCGAATATGGCTGGGGAACACGCGCTCGCGGGCCGGGTCCTCGGGGGTGCGGTGGCCGCGCAGGCTCGGCTCGGCATGCCGGGGAAGGCACGCGCGACGCTCGCCGCGCTGGGCGGACAACACACGGACAACGGCGAAATCCGCACTGCGACAGCCATTGTGTGCCTGGCGGAGAACGATCCGGCGTCGGCACGCAGCACACTGCGGGCGGTGCTCGACGGGTCCGCGCCCGTCACCCACGACTTCACCCGCGTCGAGGCCCACCTCCTGAACGCGCTCGCCTGCCGCGCCGAGAAGGAGGACCGCGCGCTGCGCGCCGGCGTCGAGGCAGCGCTGGAGCTGGCCGAGCCGGAGCGCCTGATCCTGCCGTTCATTCTGACCGGCGGCTGGGAATTGCTGGAATCCGTTCCAGCACACAGCACTTCACATGCGGCATTGATCACCGATATTCTCGACGCCGCCCAGGGCAGCCCGCCGGCCCGCACCGTCGTACCACCCGCCGAGCACCTCAGCCCGACCGAACTGCGCCTGCTGCGCTATCTACCGACGAACCTCACCCGGCCCGAAATCGCCGGGGAGCTGTCGGTCTCGGTGAACACCGTCAACACCCACATTCGCAATATCTACACCAAACTCGGCGTCACCGACCGCTCCACCGCCGTTCAGCGCGGCCGCGAACTGCATCTGCTGTCCGCCGGACGCACCTGACGGCTATGGGCTCACCCGATTCCGGTGATGCCGATTCACCCTGGCCGCCAGCACAATTGCACCATGGGCGACGACCCGAGCTACATCATGATCCGGGTCCGCGGGCATCTCGGCCCCACCGCCCTGGCCGCCTTCCCCCGGATGTCATGCCGCCATCAGGGCGCCGACAGCGTTCTCACCGGGCTCCTTCCCGACCGTTCCGCCCTCTACGGCGTCCTGGCCGAGATCGAAACCCTCGGCCTCGACCTGCTGGAGATGCGCAAGCTCCCACCGCCCCCGCAGTCACAGGAATTTGGCAGCTGCGGCGCAGCGGTGCTGTAGGTGGGTGGCCGAATGTAGTTCCTATGACACAGCTGCTGATCGCCCCCACGCGCATCGCACAGACGATGGCCGCCCCGGTGCTCGATATCGTCATCCCCGTCTACAACGAGGAGCGCGCGCTGGCGGAGTGTGTGCATCGGCTGCTGGCGCATCTCGACGGCGGGTTTCCCTTCTCGGCGCGAATCACGATCGCGGACAATGCGAGCACGGATTCGACACTGCGGGTCGCACAGAAGCTTTCGGAGGAGTTCGAGGCCGTGCGGGTTGTCCACCTCGACGCCAAGGGGCGCGGGCGGGCGCTGCGCACGGCATGGCTCGCCTCGAACGCCGAGGTGGTCGCGTATATGGATGTCGACCTGTCGACCGATCTGAATGCGCTGCTACCGCTGGTCGCCCCGCTGGTCTCCGGGCATTCCGATCTCGCCATCGGCACGCGGCTGCACCGCAAGTCCCGGGTGGTGCGCGGGCCGAAGCGCGAATTCATCTCGCGCTGCTACAACCTGATTCTGAAAGCCGCACTGCGAGCACGGTTCTCGGACGCCCAGTGCGGGTTCAAGGCGATCCGCACCGATATCGGCCGCCAGGTGCTGCCGCTGGTGTGCGATGGCGAATGGTTCTTCGATACCGAACTGCTCGTCCTGGCCGAACGGTCGCACCTGCGCATCCACGAGGTCCCCGTGGACTGGATCGACGACCCGGACAGCCGCGTCGACATCATCGATACCGCGCGCAAGGACCTGCGGGGTGTGTGGCGACTGCGCCGCGCCATCGCCACCGGCACACTCCCGCTGCCCGAACTGCGCCGGACCGTCGGCCGCGAACCACTGCGCACCCCGGCCGGCAGCCACGCCTTCGCGGCCTGACGAACATCGGACCTGCCGGCTGGGTATGAGACAGCTCTGAGCAACCGATCGCGGCGGCTCAGTTACCCGCGCCGTTATTCGGGTTGGTGCAGATCGTGCCCTCACACGGAACCGTCGAGCCGTCGCCGTTCGGGTTGGGCATCACGCTGCCGCCATTGTCCTGCGGATCGGTGCCCGCGCCGTGGTTCGGGTTCGTGCAGATCGTGCCCTCACACGGGACGACCGAGCCGTCGCCAATGGGATTGGGCATGACATTGCCGCCGTTCTCCTGCGGATCCGGGCCAGCGCCGTGGTTGGGGTTGGTGCAGATCGTGCCCTCGCACGGCGCGGTGGTCGGCACCGGCTTCGGGACGGCCGGGGCGGTGGTCACGGGCGGGCGCGGCGGCTGAACCACCGGGCTTTGCGGTTGCGGCGCAATCACTGTGGTCGAGGCAGGCGTCGTCGACCGGACCGTGGTCGGGGCAACCGTTGTGGTCGTGGTGGTGGTCTTGGCGGTGTCGTGCGAACACGCGGCGCCGAACAGCATTACGGCAGCAATCGCCGAGAAGGTGACAAATCGAGACATCGGACGATCATGACACGGCCGATGGCTTACCTTGTGCACATCCTGGGACTGGGATTTCTACAGAATTCTCCGCTGGTGAGAAATTCGGCAGGCAGCGTTCAGGCCACAGCGACTTCACTAGCCAGACAATAGCTTTGGTGGGCGCCTCCGGAGAGCGGAGCCGGTCGCCTTCCCAGCCCCCCGCCGAGACGCCGAGAGGTTGCCCACCGGGGGCTCTTGCGCTTGCCGAGTTGTGCGTCTACCTTCCACTAATACGAATTAGTAACCGGGATCACCTTTCGCGGGATGTGCCCCGCATCACTTCACGAATCAAGGGACAACCATGCTCGACGCCGAGGTGCCGACCACTCTCGCTCGCCCCGCAGGACTCGGCCGGCTCCTGACCTTCATGTTCCCGGCGGCGACAGCCATGTATGCCGCCTTCAACGGTGTGCAGCAGATTCTGCTGCCCGCCCAGGTCGAGGCCTTCGACCCCGCCGCCAAGGTGGGCAATCTGGCATTGATCACCGCACTGGCCGCCATTGCCTCGATGGTGGCGCTGCCGATCGGCGGAGCGGTGTCGGACCGCACCCGGTCACCGTTCGGCCGGCGGTCACCCTGGATCGCGGTGACGGCCGTGCTGTCGGCGGTGCTGCTGATTGCCATCGGCAGCGCCGCCGACCTGGTCGTGCTGACGATTACCGTTGTGGCCCTGTGGTTTACGGCGAACTTCTATCAGGGCGCCTTCGCGGCGATCCTGCCCGACCGGGTACCGGTGGCACGACGCGGCCTCGCCTCCTCGGTGATCGGGCTGGGCACGCCGGTCGGCATTCTGCTCGGGGTGAATGTGGCCAGCCGAGTCAGCCAGTTCTGGGGTTACGCGATCCTGGCCCTCGTCTTCGTCATCGCCAGTGCGGCACTGGTATTCGGCGCCCGGGAGGCGTCGTCGGAGGGGGTCATCGCACCGGTCCGGACCACGCGGCGGCACTCGGAGCTGGTGCGCGCGTTCTTCGCGGCATTCCGCAGTACGGATTTCAGTCTCGCGTTCCTGAGCCGGGCAAGCCTGTCCCTGGCCTACTTCACCGTCAGCGGCTATCTGTTCTACTCGATGCAGGACTACATCGGTGCGGGCAATATCCCCGGCGGCGATGTCGCCGTCGCGGTGGCGACGCTGTCCACGATCTCGGTGGCGACGTGGTCGGTGGTCGCCATGTTCACCGGCTGGCTCGCCGATCGGCTCGACCGCCGCAAACTGTTCGTGGGGATCAGCGCGGCCGGACTCGCCGCCTCGATGCTGGTGCCGATCCTGAGTCCGACCTGGACGGGCATGATCGTCTACGCCTTCCTGTCCGGGGCGTTCATCGGCACCTATTTCGCCGTCGATCTCGCCGTCATGTCGCTCGTCCTGCCGGACAAGCAGAACGAGGGCCGGGACTTCGGCCTGCTCGCGGTCGCGACCGGACTCCCCCAGGTGCTGTCCTCGGTCCTCGCCGGCGCGCTGCTCACGCTGTTCGGCAGCTATATCGCCCTGTTCTGCTTCGGCGCGGCCTGCGCGCTCGTCGCCGGGCTCGTCATCATGCGGATCCGCTCGATCCGCTGACCTTCCATCGTCGAAAGGTAGCAACATGCCGTATGTCAGCACTCCCGAGGGAGTTCGCCTCTGCTATGACACCTTCGGAAATCCGGAAGCTCCACCGCTGCTTCTCATTCAGGGCTTGGGAGCGCATCTGCTCGGCTGGCGCGCCGAGCTGTGCGAGGCGCTCGCCGGCGCGGGATTCCATGTCGTTCGGTTCGACAATCGCGACGTCGGGTTGTCCCAGAAATTCCCCGAGGGCGGTTATCTGCTGAGGGATATGGCGGCCGACACCGCGGGCCTGCTGCGTGCGCTGGGGATCGACTCGGCGCATATCGTGGCGCAGTCGATGGGCGGAATCATCGCTCAGGAGTTGGTGATTCATCAGCCCGACCTGGTCCGTTCGCTCGCGCTGATCTATACCGCGCCGAACAATCACGAATTCTTCGCCGGCGTGGATCTGATCGATGAGCGGATGGCCCTGCCCCACGCACGCGATCGCGCGGAGGCCGTCGAACTGTATCTGCGTAACGAGGCGCCCTGCTCATCGCCCGGATATCCCGCCGACCTCGAGTGGCTGCGGCTGCTCGGCGGGCTCATGTACGACCGCGATTACGATCCGGACGGCGCCGCCCGGCAGACCGCCGCCATCCTCGCCTCGCCCGACTACACAGCCGAGCTGCGCGGAATCACCGTTCCGACAACCATCATGCACGGCGACGGCGATCGGCTGATCAGCCCGGCGGCCGCCACGGCGCTGCACGAAGCCATCGCGGGATCCACCCTCACCGTCTTCCCGGGTATGGGACATGAACTCCCGCAAGCACTGTGGAGCGACATCGTCGCTCTCGTCCACGACAACGCTGTCACCTCCTCGGAACGAGTCTGATCATGTGCAAGACCTCTCGGCCACAGCATCATTCAGCCCTGCGCGGGCTGTGCCTCACAACGGCCGCCGTCGCGGCCCTGTCCCTCGGTGGCGTCGTGTATTCGGAACCCGCTGGGGCGCAACCGGTCTCCACTCCGGATGTGGACCCGTTCTATGCGGCGCCCGCCGATCTGGGCGGTTATGCGAACGGCGCGATCCTGCGGTCCCGGGAATCGGCGCTGTTCGGCGTCGCACTGCCCATCAAAGTGTGGCAGGTGCAATACAAGTCGACCGATGCCGGCAACCGCCCCACCACGGGTGTCGCCACCGTGCTGGTGCCGGACGCCCCGTGGACCGGCGGCGGTTACCGGCCGCTGGTGAGCTATCAGATCGCCGAGGACGGTCTGGGAATCCAGTGCGCGTCCTCGTACGTCCTGCGCGCGGGGCTGCAGGCGGGGACCAATAATGCCCAGGATCAGGAGGCTCCCATCGCCGCCCTGCTGCTGCAACACAATTGGGCAGTGGTGATCTCCGATTACGAAGGCCCGCAGGAACGATTCATCGACCGAGGACAGGAGGCGCACAGCGCGCTGGACGGTATTCGCGCCGCCGTGGCCTTCGCGCCTGCGCAGATCGGACCGAGTGCGCCCCTTGCCGCCTTCGGCTACTCCGGCGGTGCGTTCGCGACCGTCTCCATGATGGAGATACAGCCGCGCTACGCGCCCGAACTCAACTTCACGGGCTTCGCCGCGGGCGGGATACCCGCCGACGTGGCCGCCGGAATCGCCATGGACAACGGCACCAAGAATGTCGGACTGCCGGTCTTCGCCCTCGCGGCGCTGGACCGCCTGAGCCCGGAGTCGAATATCCCCGCGCAGGTCGACGAATCGACCCGCGCGGCAATCGCCGCGGCCGGACAGCAATGCGTCCAGCAGGTCGTGACCGACAATGCCTTCCGGCAGATCACCGACGTATCCGAGACCGCCGATCTCGCGCGCAACCCTGTCATCGCGGCCGCCGCCGCCAAGCAGAATCCCGGGCAGAGCATCCCGGCGGTCCCCATGTACGCCTGGCACAGCACCCTCGACGACGCATTGCCGATCGCACCGGTCGACGCCTTGATCGGCACCTACTGCGCGGCCGGTGCGACCGTCACCTACCACCGCACCGACGTACCGCAGCACGCACCGGCCGCGATCGCCGAACTACCCGCCGTCTTCGCCTACCTGAGCGACCGACTGGCCGGCGTACCCCAGCAGGCCGGATGCCACACCGACTGATCCAGCCACCTGCCGACGAGCACGAGTGCGCGTAATGCATTGCGTGACAGCCTGATCAGCGGCTGTTCGACACCGACGCCTGCCTCGGCGCCCCGAACCAGGAGGACAGCGCGGCGCGCAGTGCGGGCGCGGCGGTCTCGACAGGTTCGTCATTGCCTGCGGCCCAGGCAATGTGGGCGTCCGGGCGAATCAGCAGCGCATCGGCGGGTCGGTGCCCGGTGGTGGCAGCGACTATGTCGATGCGGTGCTGCCAATCCCGGGCGATCTCACGCAGGTCCGGCCGGTCGGCGAGATCGAGGAAGACCGGGCGGGCGGACCGCATGAGTTCCGCGACGCTGGTTTCGCCCGCGCCGGTATGCAGCGCGAGGTCCGGGGCGAAAGCCCCGGCCAGCGCATGAGCATCGGAACCTGTTGGCGGGTAGCGGATGTCGGTCCCTGCGATCAGAGCGCCCACCCGGCGCACTGCCGGTTCGTCGACGAGCAGTTCCTGGACAACCTGCCGAAGCGCTTCGGCGGCAGCGTCACCGCCGCGCCGCAGCGCTACCTGCGCACGGGTCTGCAGCAGGGCACGGCCACCGGCAAAATGACGTTCGTCGTGATAGGTGTCCAGCAGCCCGGCCGGAGCCCAGCCCTCGATCTCACCGACTCGAGCATGCCGAGATTGAGGGCGACCCACGGATCCGGCCCAGGCCGGGCGCGTCGATATCACCGTTGTCGAAAACGGTCACCGTATCGGGCACGGCGACATGACCGACCCTGTTGACGTCCGGATATGTGGTGCCGGGGAACGGGATTCCGGCCAGCCTCGTGTCCCCGGCGGATCTCGGTGCCCAGTTCGGCGGCGTGTTCGGCGAGCACTCGCTCGGTATCCACCTGCGCGATCGCCACCGCCCGCAGCGGCGGATCGACCAGACCCCTGAGGTCCACATGCACACCGCCGAAAGGGAATCGGGGCGGCGGATGCGGATCACTGGCGGCCGCTTCGAATCGATCCAGTAGGTCTCGGTAGCGCAGCAGATTCAGGATCTGCCCGCCGATGCCACTGGCCTTCGGGGTATCGCGGGGCTGCGGGTACCGCTCCAGCACCACCGGCCGCACACCTGCCAGGCACAGCTCACCGGCCAGCATCAGGCCCGCGGGACCTGCCCCCGCAATGATCACGTCGGTGTCCGTCACACGCATATCGCTCCCCCGCATTCGCAGACTCTGGCTTCGGCCAGCGATTCTGCAGCAGTGCCGGGGTCTTGCGGCAAGCCCCCGTGTGCGCTATATGCTGAAAGGGGGAAGGGGTGAGTACTCCCCCTTCCCCGCAAACGTCTCCCTCAGCGAGCTACGTTGGGCGCGATGTCATCTCACTGACTCGGCTGCGGTACATCGACATGGCAGCTGTCGACCTTCGGGTTCGCGCCGAGATAGTTCAGCGGGCCGGCGATGATGGTCACCGCGATGGTGCCGGTGCTCGCGCAGTTCGACGGCGCATTGTCGTAGTAGTGCCGCTGTCCCGCAGCGACAGCACCGACGATCAGCCATACGA encodes the following:
- a CDS encoding alpha/beta fold hydrolase — protein: MSAPVPADAVEQRLIAVVGQQIRVSVRWGSGVPLVLCNGIGAALEVFDPFVAALDPATTVVRFDVPGSGGSPNSPLPYGFPYLAAVLREVLRKLGINGQVDVLGLSWGGALAQQYAFQNPRRCRRLVLVSTGTGVLMVPGRPRALLKMLTPHRFLDHRYAAGIAGELYGGTVRHDAAIVEQLFDRQLMAGSRIGYLHQLLAGSVWTSLFALPLIRQPTLILAGTDDPIIPVVNARIMGRLLPHATVHLHAGGHVDLITNAGALAPVIEAFRTERNERP
- a CDS encoding acyl-CoA dehydrogenase family protein; protein product: MSTSPIDSADFYALEDLLDDSETKVLHRVREFMKTEVEPIINQHWQRGSFPFEIVPGFRQLGIAGLPYQGFGCPGRSFLLDGMVAMELARTDPSIATFAGVHGGLSMGSIYLCGNDAQRERFLPAMARLERIGAFGLTEPEVGSGASGGLRTTARREGDTWVLNGRKKWIGNATFGDLTVIWAKDLADGQVKGFVVDNSSPGFHTEKLEDKIALRVVQNALITLTDVRVPEADRLQHADSFRDTAAVLRMTRAGVAWMAVGCARGAYENALRYALEREQFGRPIAGFQLVQDLLVRMLGNITSSWALCARLSQLQDQGRAEDRHSSLAKAWCTVRMRETVGWARELMGGNGILLEHNVGRFVADAEAIYSYEGTREMNTLIVGRAITGLSAFV
- a CDS encoding NAD-dependent epimerase/dehydratase family protein, which translates into the protein MDILLTGATGYVGSHISSALTGAGHTVTAVVRSEESAAKVKSDRVTPVIGAITDETFLVEALRQADGAIHAATPGDQTAAEFDAAVVRAVARAFGDTGKPYAHIAGMWEFGSGTDIVEDQPFDPPALVAWRPAICQQALDIPGARVSIISSAGVYGDGGGLPNLIAGAPKDSEGRLTTIGSGRQHWGTIHAADLAEVFLRVIESSTASGRFIAASGDNPTVRAMAEAAARAAGAPGVVTESDEAARDRIGAYLADALLLDQQTRAERVRSVLGWTPQRPTVLEELEFGSYARTAQ
- a CDS encoding nuclear transport factor 2 family protein, giving the protein MTSHSTLSPQDAADRLAIRGLIDAYAHCADHRDAEGQLALFTPDTHFLVFMDSSSAEPTQDLHGRDALVPVFDNLNVYARTTHFNGQSSVALAGDHATGESYCLAHHLSFDEDGGRSLMIASIRYIDQFVKNDGEWLFAERRLMVDWTETRTSTP
- a CDS encoding LuxR C-terminal-related transcriptional regulator, whose amino-acid sequence is MTRSPVSGRSGLIDRRALVAALDRGTDKPVTIISAPAGSGKTSLLRSWAEGPGRTRRIAFVTVRPGQHDAQPFWLALLGAVRAAASDAGHAVIPSATPDFNGDTMAERLLAEFSEVDGTLVLVIDDLHEIGAPETFEQLTALLTDLPPHVHAILAARRDPPLRLHRLRLAGELTELRSAHLRFTEIETSQFLTAAGLTLPHRAAELLHQRTEGWVAGLRLAALSLADHPDPERFVAEFSGSDRTVAEYLIAEMLEQQPAHVQRLLLRTSLLDRVNGELADLLTGSAGSARILLDLEDANAFVVSLDPGRMWFRYHHLFRGLLRLELRRTATAELPGLHARAARWLAAHGYTAEAIGHFQAAGDWTEAAELLTEHALSLTLDGRAGTVRALLRSFPSGPGENSPELAPVYAIADLDQLRLDEAAAHLHLARSAAAAAPPDRRHRRQLAILSLELLLARLRGHFDGVVEQVNSLPAPAAGQSNADIALGSDLRTIALLNLGVAESWSLRMPESERHLREGAELAREIGRPYLEVACRAQLGFAATARSLTEARRFSSAAIALAAEHGWDEQPVIAPALATLAGTMIWTGAFDEGEHWLDRALRVTREGSEPGLRLLLHLLGGMLHAARGRYRQALAEFEIAGQVQANMAGEHALAGRVLGGAVAAQARLGMPGKARATLAALGGQHTDNGEIRTATAIVCLAENDPASARSTLRAVLDGSAPVTHDFTRVEAHLLNALACRAEKEDRALRAGVEAALELAEPERLILPFILTGGWELLESVPAHSTSHAALITDILDAAQGSPPARTVVPPAEHLSPTELRLLRYLPTNLTRPEIAGELSVSVNTVNTHIRNIYTKLGVTDRSTAVQRGRELHLLSAGRT
- a CDS encoding MFS transporter; this encodes MLDAEVPTTLARPAGLGRLLTFMFPAATAMYAAFNGVQQILLPAQVEAFDPAAKVGNLALITALAAIASMVALPIGGAVSDRTRSPFGRRSPWIAVTAVLSAVLLIAIGSAADLVVLTITVVALWFTANFYQGAFAAILPDRVPVARRGLASSVIGLGTPVGILLGVNVASRVSQFWGYAILALVFVIASAALVFGAREASSEGVIAPVRTTRRHSELVRAFFAAFRSTDFSLAFLSRASLSLAYFTVSGYLFYSMQDYIGAGNIPGGDVAVAVATLSTISVATWSVVAMFTGWLADRLDRRKLFVGISAAGLAASMLVPILSPTWTGMIVYAFLSGAFIGTYFAVDLAVMSLVLPDKQNEGRDFGLLAVATGLPQVLSSVLAGALLTLFGSYIALFCFGAACALVAGLVIMRIRSIR